A window of Amycolatopsis australiensis contains these coding sequences:
- a CDS encoding hemolysin family protein, protein MIQILFAVLGVLLFVLLTVGTGLAVAAEFSLTALERSTVDANVRQVGDRRAVTVQKAHRTLSFQLSGAQVAITLTTLVTGYLAEPLIGELVRPVLSGLGLPEGFATGASVVLALVLATFLSMILGEMVPKNLAIARPLPTARAVAGYHSRFSALFRWLITLMNNSANFLVRKFGVEPQEELRSARSPQELGSIVRSSAESGTLDTSTAELLDRSLRFGERTAEELMTPRVQLESLAVDDTIEDLIELSRRTGFSRFPVHAEDLDDVRGAVHVKQAFAVPATDRANVPIGSVMRPVPTVPESLPGDDLLLRLRDSRFQLAIVVDEYGGTAGLVTLEDVVEEIIGDVRDEHDDREAPASQQVGTDSWLVSGQLRADEVTDVTGFRMPDGDYETIAGLILERLGKIPAEGDAAEVDGWRLTVTTMDKHRIAEVEVAPVPEVAS, encoded by the coding sequence ATGATCCAGATCCTCTTCGCCGTGCTCGGCGTCCTCCTCTTCGTGCTGCTGACCGTCGGCACCGGCCTCGCCGTCGCCGCCGAGTTCTCCCTGACGGCGCTGGAGCGCAGCACCGTCGACGCCAACGTCCGCCAGGTCGGTGACCGCCGGGCGGTGACCGTCCAGAAGGCGCACCGGACGCTGTCCTTCCAGCTCTCCGGCGCCCAGGTCGCGATCACCCTGACCACGCTGGTCACCGGGTACCTGGCCGAGCCGCTGATCGGCGAGCTCGTCCGGCCGGTGCTGTCCGGCCTCGGGCTCCCGGAAGGCTTCGCCACGGGCGCTTCCGTCGTGCTCGCCCTGGTCCTCGCGACCTTCCTGTCGATGATCCTCGGCGAAATGGTGCCGAAGAACCTCGCCATCGCCCGGCCGCTGCCGACCGCGCGCGCCGTCGCCGGCTACCACTCGCGCTTCTCCGCGCTGTTCCGCTGGCTCATCACGCTGATGAACAACAGCGCGAACTTCCTCGTCCGCAAGTTCGGCGTCGAGCCGCAGGAGGAGCTGCGGTCCGCGCGCTCGCCGCAGGAGCTCGGCTCGATCGTGCGCTCCAGCGCCGAAAGCGGCACCCTCGACACGTCGACGGCCGAGCTGCTGGACCGCTCGCTGCGGTTCGGCGAACGCACCGCCGAGGAGCTGATGACCCCGCGCGTGCAGCTGGAGTCCCTCGCCGTCGACGACACCATCGAGGACCTCATCGAGCTCTCGCGCCGCACCGGGTTCTCGCGGTTCCCGGTGCACGCCGAGGACCTCGACGACGTGCGCGGCGCCGTGCACGTCAAACAGGCCTTCGCCGTGCCCGCGACCGACCGGGCGAACGTGCCGATCGGCTCGGTCATGCGGCCGGTGCCGACCGTGCCGGAGTCCCTGCCCGGCGACGACCTGCTGCTGCGCCTGCGCGACTCGCGCTTCCAGCTGGCCATCGTCGTCGACGAGTACGGCGGCACGGCCGGGCTGGTGACCCTGGAGGACGTCGTCGAGGAGATCATCGGCGACGTCCGCGACGAGCACGACGACCGCGAGGCCCCGGCGTCGCAGCAGGTCGGCACGGACAGCTGGCTGGTCTCCGGGCAGCTGCGCGCCGACGAGGTCACCGACGTCACCGGGTTCCGGATGCCCGACGGCGACTACGAAACCATCGCCGGGCTGATCCTCGAGCGGCTGGGCAAGATCCCCGCCGAGGGCGACGCCGCCGAGGTCGACGGCTGGCGGCTCACCGTCACCACGATGGACAAGCACCGGATCGCCGAGGTCGAGGTCGCGCCGGTGCCCGAGGTGGCGTCGTGA
- a CDS encoding ESX secretion-associated protein EspG, with translation MDVPVEALAALAEREQVGQLHITLRPEPLWLSDAEREESAKRIGAALAEAGLVDARGRATVDFLDWLPLLVNPARECYGWVGVDGRTYGVLAAAKGLQAVLAVSDGTHVGVQEIDRNRLAESLVDQLPPVGPGGGHPRTVRVADLTEAARRGRDAYPLDPAVADVVSLVQRPVSGSGELYVGRRDDVGRHTCLQQPLHYADTDWGRYLSYTSGTGDDAVIHIGPAGPRELADTLMELAGALV, from the coding sequence GTGGACGTTCCGGTCGAGGCGCTGGCCGCGCTGGCCGAGCGCGAGCAGGTCGGCCAGCTGCACATCACCCTCCGCCCGGAGCCGCTGTGGCTGTCGGACGCCGAACGCGAAGAGTCCGCCAAGCGGATCGGCGCCGCGCTGGCCGAGGCCGGGCTCGTCGACGCGCGCGGCCGGGCCACCGTCGACTTCCTCGACTGGCTGCCGCTGCTGGTGAACCCGGCGCGGGAGTGCTACGGCTGGGTCGGCGTCGACGGCCGGACCTACGGCGTCCTCGCCGCCGCCAAAGGGCTCCAGGCGGTCCTGGCCGTCTCCGACGGCACGCACGTCGGCGTCCAGGAGATCGACCGCAACCGGCTCGCGGAATCCCTCGTGGACCAGCTGCCGCCGGTCGGCCCGGGCGGCGGCCACCCGAGGACCGTGCGGGTGGCCGACCTGACCGAGGCCGCCCGCCGCGGCCGCGACGCCTACCCGCTCGACCCCGCGGTCGCCGACGTCGTCAGCCTCGTGCAGCGGCCGGTTTCCGGCAGCGGCGAACTCTACGTCGGACGCCGTGACGACGTCGGCCGCCACACCTGCCTGCAGCAGCCGCTGCACTACGCCGACACCGACTGGGGCCGCTACCTCAGCTACACGTCCGGCACGGGCGACGACGCCGTCATCCACATCGGCCCGGCGGGCCCGCGCGAGCTGGCCGACACGCTGATGGAGCTGGCGGGCGCGCTCGTCTGA
- the pip gene encoding prolyl aminopeptidase — MLYPEIEPYEHGLLDVGDGHRIYWETCGNPDGKPALVVHGGPGTGCSTNLRRYFDPDRYRVVLVDQRGCGRSTPHAGAPVADLSANTTDHLVADFQLLRTRLGIEKWLLFGGSWGCVLGLTYALRHTERVSEMVLMGLATDRFLEIEMLIRGLGAYFPDAFGKFRAGVPEGERDGDLSAAYHRLLMDPDPAVHRKAADGWCAWEDAMLPGVPPHKTFEDPAYRLCFARLVTHYFSNRAFLPDGEILRNLGKLGGIPAVLAQGVLDTSNIVGTPWLLHHAWPGSELVMLDDIGHSTQDAPMQDVLVGATDRFARRA, encoded by the coding sequence ATGCTGTACCCCGAGATCGAGCCGTACGAGCACGGCCTGCTCGACGTCGGCGACGGGCACCGGATCTACTGGGAGACCTGCGGCAACCCGGACGGCAAGCCCGCGCTCGTCGTGCACGGCGGCCCCGGCACCGGCTGCTCGACGAACCTCCGGCGCTACTTCGACCCGGACCGCTACCGGGTGGTGCTGGTCGACCAGCGCGGCTGCGGCCGCAGCACCCCGCACGCCGGCGCCCCGGTCGCCGACCTGTCGGCCAACACGACCGACCACCTCGTCGCGGACTTCCAACTCCTCCGTACCCGGCTCGGCATCGAGAAGTGGCTGCTGTTCGGCGGGTCCTGGGGCTGCGTCCTCGGCCTGACCTACGCCCTGCGGCACACCGAGCGGGTCAGCGAGATGGTCCTGATGGGCCTGGCGACCGACCGGTTCCTCGAAATCGAGATGCTGATCCGCGGCCTCGGCGCGTACTTCCCGGACGCGTTCGGGAAGTTCCGCGCCGGCGTGCCGGAGGGCGAGCGGGACGGCGACCTCTCCGCCGCCTACCACCGGCTGCTCATGGATCCCGACCCGGCGGTCCACCGCAAGGCGGCCGACGGCTGGTGCGCCTGGGAGGACGCGATGCTCCCCGGCGTACCCCCGCACAAGACCTTCGAGGACCCGGCGTACCGGCTCTGCTTCGCCCGCCTGGTCACCCATTACTTCAGCAACCGGGCGTTCCTGCCCGACGGCGAGATCCTGCGCAACCTCGGCAAGCTCGGCGGCATCCCCGCCGTCCTGGCCCAGGGCGTGCTGGACACGAGCAACATCGTCGGCACGCCCTGGCTGCTGCACCACGCCTGGCCCGGCAGTGAGCTGGTCATGCTGGACGACATCGGGCACTCGACGCAGGACGCCCCGATGCAGGACGTCCTGGTCGGCGCGACGGACCGGTTCGCCCGCCGCGCCTGA
- a CDS encoding DUF3558 domain-containing protein, whose protein sequence is MTRNGRAAGLLTAAAACLLASACTGTTTGSALPASSESAPAASSSAQADPDVPKVEATPLDAGKYATDPCGLVPGDVLTPLRYTDPGKYVPRGNTLDTEAGPSCRWTIHGEGIGLQMIVGTGNRDRGAGGLAGYYAGYRAGTLIKFLERAPDIEGYPAIYVDISDRRANGNCAIAVGVADDLAIGVQAEGYQGQDDSCGAATQAAAAAIKTLKGA, encoded by the coding sequence ATGACCCGCAACGGAAGAGCGGCCGGTCTGCTGACTGCGGCCGCTGCGTGCTTGCTGGCTTCGGCCTGCACGGGAACGACCACCGGCTCGGCCCTGCCGGCGTCGAGTGAATCGGCTCCCGCCGCGTCGTCGAGCGCGCAGGCCGACCCTGACGTGCCGAAGGTCGAAGCGACACCGCTCGACGCCGGCAAATACGCCACAGATCCCTGTGGCCTCGTCCCGGGGGACGTGCTGACTCCACTCCGCTACACCGACCCGGGCAAGTACGTTCCGAGGGGTAACACCTTGGATACCGAGGCCGGTCCCAGCTGTCGCTGGACCATCCACGGGGAAGGCATCGGCCTTCAGATGATCGTGGGGACCGGGAACCGGGACCGGGGAGCGGGCGGTCTTGCCGGGTACTACGCCGGATACCGCGCGGGCACGCTGATCAAGTTCCTCGAGCGCGCGCCCGACATCGAGGGTTATCCGGCCATCTACGTGGACATTTCCGACCGCCGCGCCAATGGGAACTGCGCCATCGCCGTGGGGGTGGCCGACGATCTCGCCATCGGGGTGCAGGCCGAGGGCTACCAGGGGCAGGACGACTCGTGCGGTGCCGCGACGCAGGCGGCGGCCGCGGCGATCAAGACACTCAAGGGGGCTTGA
- a CDS encoding LysR family transcriptional regulator — protein MELSLHRLRMLRELHRRGTVTAAAASLHYTASAVSQQLAQLERDVGAKLFERLGRRVQLTELGTLLTEHAEEILGSVERATIALEEAQEARTIRLTAGVWASVASGLLPTALTALAGEHPGIEVRTRELAPEDTAEAVRDGTLDLSFVIDYSDAPTPWDAGLERAVVAVERLHAAVPRGAVPAGTASLDDLAEHPWILASPKSHFGRAMRTACQRHGFAPKINHEVEEQSTAMAMVGAGLGITLVSDLGLRLLRPPGIDVVTLTTPLLRTVSIAYRRTAVRRPALHLVIDAVRASAAELGLGTESALP, from the coding sequence ATGGAGCTTTCGTTGCACCGCTTGAGGATGCTTCGCGAGCTGCACCGCCGGGGCACGGTCACCGCGGCGGCTGCGTCGCTGCACTACACCGCTTCGGCGGTTTCGCAGCAACTCGCGCAGCTCGAACGGGACGTCGGCGCGAAGCTGTTCGAACGGCTCGGCCGGCGCGTCCAGCTCACCGAGCTGGGCACCCTGCTCACCGAGCACGCCGAGGAGATCCTCGGGTCGGTGGAGCGCGCGACGATCGCCCTGGAGGAAGCCCAGGAAGCCCGCACGATCCGGCTGACCGCCGGGGTGTGGGCGTCGGTGGCCTCCGGCCTGCTGCCGACGGCGCTGACCGCGCTGGCGGGCGAACACCCGGGCATCGAGGTCCGCACCCGCGAGCTGGCCCCGGAGGACACCGCCGAGGCGGTCCGCGACGGCACGCTGGACCTGTCCTTCGTGATCGACTACTCCGACGCGCCGACGCCGTGGGACGCCGGGCTGGAACGTGCGGTCGTGGCCGTGGAGCGGCTGCACGCGGCGGTGCCGCGGGGCGCGGTGCCCGCGGGGACGGCGTCACTGGACGACCTCGCCGAGCACCCGTGGATCCTCGCCAGCCCCAAGTCCCACTTCGGCCGGGCGATGCGCACGGCCTGCCAGCGGCACGGGTTCGCGCCGAAGATCAATCACGAGGTCGAGGAGCAGTCCACGGCGATGGCGATGGTCGGGGCCGGGCTCGGCATCACCCTGGTCTCGGACCTCGGCCTGCGGCTGCTGCGCCCGCCCGGGATCGACGTCGTCACGCTGACCACGCCGCTGCTGCGGACGGTGTCGATCGCCTACCGGCGCACGGCGGTCCGGCGTCCCGCGTTGCACCTGGTGATCGACGCCGTGCGGGCTTCCGCGGCCGAGCTGGGCCTGGGCACGGAGTCCGCTTTGCCCTGA
- a CDS encoding TetR/AcrR family transcriptional regulator, which translates to MPRVSQDHLDARRRQILDGSRVCFARYGYEGATVRRLEEATGLSRGAIFHHFRDKESLFLALAEDDAIRMADVVAEQGLVQVMRDLLAGDGEHPADWLGTRLEVSRRLRTDPEFRARWAERSEQLTTATRLRLLRQREAGNLRDDVDVDVLTAFLELVLEGLVSHLAMGLPGAGLGPVLDLVEETVRRHRPGTG; encoded by the coding sequence ATGCCACGCGTAAGCCAGGATCACCTCGACGCACGCCGGCGCCAGATCCTCGATGGCTCCCGCGTCTGCTTCGCGCGCTACGGCTACGAAGGTGCCACAGTCCGGCGGCTCGAGGAAGCCACCGGGCTGTCCCGGGGCGCCATCTTCCACCACTTCCGGGACAAGGAGTCGCTCTTTCTCGCCCTCGCCGAGGACGACGCCATCCGGATGGCCGACGTCGTCGCCGAACAGGGGCTCGTCCAGGTCATGCGGGACCTGCTCGCCGGGGACGGCGAGCACCCCGCCGACTGGCTCGGCACCCGTCTCGAAGTCTCGCGGCGGCTGCGCACCGACCCCGAGTTCCGCGCCCGCTGGGCCGAGCGGTCCGAGCAGCTGACCACCGCCACGCGCCTGCGCCTGCTGCGCCAGCGCGAGGCCGGGAACCTGCGCGACGACGTCGACGTCGACGTCCTCACCGCGTTCCTCGAACTGGTCCTCGAAGGACTCGTCTCGCACCTGGCCATGGGCCTGCCCGGCGCCGGGCTCGGCCCGGTGCTCGACCTCGTCGAGGAGACCGTGCGGCGGCACCGGCCCGGCACCGGCTGA
- a CDS encoding Glu/Leu/Phe/Val dehydrogenase dimerization domain-containing protein, which produces MTPRNAEPLMRLTWTDPVTGAHGYLVVHSLVSGVATGGTRMRAGCTMSEVEDLARGMANKTATFNLPVGGAKGGIDFDPKDPRAFGVLKRFCAFLRPWLDAHWVTAEDLGVPQHLIDEVFAELGLEQSYHAAIRRSADPARTLRRVQAGLTAPVPGGLLLGDVVGGYGVAQACLGVAAAWEWDVRATTVAIQGIGTMGGGAAWYLHEAGMKVVAVADAAGTLYAPEGLDVPALLELRDRFGEVDRARLPAGVRTLPREAVVGIEADIFVPAAISYALRPDNENLVKASVVVEAANAATTPEAEAALSARGVAVVPDFVANAGAAAWAWWLLLGEVGADPADSFLRLRTEMQAKVALLLAEWKMDRLPLRVTGLRLAEANRAERAQAARTPEGEPGLLIP; this is translated from the coding sequence ATGACCCCGCGCAACGCCGAGCCGCTGATGCGGCTCACGTGGACCGATCCCGTCACCGGCGCGCACGGCTACCTGGTCGTGCACAGCCTGGTCTCCGGCGTCGCCACCGGCGGCACCCGGATGCGGGCCGGCTGCACGATGAGCGAGGTCGAGGACCTGGCCCGGGGCATGGCGAACAAGACCGCGACGTTCAACCTGCCGGTCGGCGGGGCGAAGGGCGGGATCGACTTCGACCCGAAGGACCCGCGCGCGTTCGGCGTGCTGAAGCGGTTCTGCGCGTTCCTGCGGCCGTGGCTGGACGCGCACTGGGTGACCGCGGAGGACCTGGGCGTGCCGCAGCACCTCATCGACGAGGTGTTCGCCGAGCTGGGGCTGGAGCAGTCGTACCACGCGGCGATCCGCCGTTCGGCCGACCCGGCGCGCACGCTGCGGCGGGTCCAGGCCGGCCTCACCGCGCCGGTGCCCGGCGGGCTGCTGCTCGGCGACGTCGTCGGCGGCTACGGCGTGGCGCAGGCGTGCCTCGGCGTCGCGGCGGCGTGGGAATGGGACGTCCGCGCGACGACCGTGGCGATCCAGGGCATCGGCACGATGGGCGGCGGCGCGGCCTGGTACCTGCACGAAGCCGGGATGAAGGTGGTCGCGGTGGCCGACGCGGCAGGCACGCTGTACGCCCCGGAGGGCCTCGACGTGCCGGCGCTGTTGGAGCTGCGCGACCGCTTCGGCGAGGTGGACCGCGCACGGCTGCCTGCCGGGGTGCGCACGCTGCCCCGCGAGGCCGTCGTGGGCATCGAGGCGGACATCTTCGTGCCGGCCGCGATTTCGTACGCGCTGCGGCCCGACAACGAAAACCTCGTGAAGGCGTCGGTCGTCGTCGAGGCGGCCAACGCGGCGACGACACCCGAAGCCGAGGCGGCGCTCTCCGCGCGCGGGGTCGCGGTGGTGCCGGACTTCGTGGCGAACGCGGGCGCGGCGGCGTGGGCGTGGTGGCTGCTGCTGGGCGAGGTGGGCGCGGACCCGGCCGACTCGTTCCTGCGGCTGCGCACCGAGATGCAGGCGAAGGTGGCGCTGCTGCTGGCGGAGTGGAAGATGGACCGGCTGCCACTGCGCGTCACCGGCCTGCGGCTGGCCGAGGCGAACCGGGCCGAACGCGCACAGGCCGCCCGCACGCCCGAGGGCGAGCCGGGCCTGCTCATCCCGTAG
- a CDS encoding hemolysin family protein: MTDWLNILLVVVLLLANAFFVGAEFTLISSRRDRLEALLEQGKTRAKIVINASRHVSLMLAGAQLGITICSLLLGRLGEPAIAHRLAVFFDLLHLPEALLHPISFAIALAFITVAHVLIGEMVPKNLAIAEPERLALWLVPVHVGWVKLARPFIWLMNFVANSLLRAVKVEPKDELETAYTSDELAELLSESRREGLLDQSEHQRLAQTLSSVQKTVADVLVPTAELTTLPCGPTVGDVERAVSSTGFSRFPVCTDDGRLTGYIHVKDVLDLAGQDPATIVPDAKTRPLTELRADARLDVALSAMRKEGSHLARALDASGDAVGVVALEDLVEEYVGTVRDGTHVSA, encoded by the coding sequence GTGACCGATTGGCTGAACATCCTCCTCGTCGTGGTGCTGCTGCTGGCGAACGCCTTCTTCGTCGGCGCGGAGTTCACGCTGATCTCCTCGCGCCGCGACCGGCTCGAAGCGCTGCTGGAGCAGGGCAAGACGCGGGCGAAGATCGTGATCAACGCGAGCAGGCACGTGTCGCTGATGCTCGCCGGCGCGCAGCTGGGCATCACCATCTGCTCGCTGCTGCTCGGCCGCCTCGGCGAGCCGGCGATCGCGCACCGGCTGGCGGTGTTCTTCGACCTGCTGCACCTGCCCGAAGCGCTGCTGCACCCGATCTCGTTCGCCATCGCGCTGGCCTTCATCACCGTGGCGCACGTGCTGATCGGCGAGATGGTGCCGAAGAACCTCGCCATCGCCGAGCCCGAGCGGCTGGCGCTGTGGCTGGTGCCGGTGCACGTGGGCTGGGTCAAGCTCGCCCGGCCGTTCATCTGGCTGATGAACTTCGTGGCCAACTCGCTGCTGCGCGCGGTGAAGGTGGAGCCGAAGGACGAGCTGGAGACCGCCTACACGTCCGACGAGCTGGCCGAGCTGCTCAGCGAGTCGCGGCGCGAGGGCCTGCTCGACCAGTCCGAGCACCAGCGGCTCGCCCAGACGCTGTCCTCGGTGCAGAAGACGGTGGCCGACGTCCTGGTGCCGACGGCCGAGCTGACCACGCTGCCGTGCGGGCCGACCGTCGGCGACGTCGAGCGGGCGGTGTCGTCGACCGGCTTTTCGCGCTTCCCGGTCTGTACGGACGACGGCAGGCTGACCGGCTACATCCACGTGAAGGACGTCCTCGACCTGGCCGGGCAGGACCCGGCGACGATCGTGCCGGACGCGAAGACGCGGCCGCTCACCGAGCTGCGCGCCGACGCCCGCCTCGACGTCGCGCTGTCGGCGATGCGCAAGGAGGGCAGCCACCTGGCGCGGGCGCTCGACGCGAGCGGCGACGCGGTCGGCGTCGTCGCCCTCGAGGACCTCGTCGAGGAGTACGTGGGCACGGTGCGCGACGGAACCCACGTGAGCGCATGA
- a CDS encoding WXG100 family type VII secretion target: MDGKQIYDNFKQGDTQRLRSIAGQVEELSSAYMERGESIKALQARMVQSWSGDAADAANSGAGPLERAFYDSAAPLDVTRASVDSQAAAFDHSSSSVVEVPPKPDKPNPWTTGLKAAIPIAGPFMAQDDIDNYQEGMARYNAANETNVRVMDQYSSVTNGTRAVLPTDYGVLESDGASISVATPSTPPPVGPPPETPFRNSGGGDPGSGDHTTTSSVDPGHTGGTDRPGGTDRPGGTDRPGGTDRPGGTDRPGGTDRPGSTDIPGDETHTTGSGRPTVPTRPGQQVGDRPGNTPPNVGPIDFYPTGTGGGQNYSNTFGGGDPESGLRGGPTSGNAGSRLLDSTGRGGSGTGAGGGTGSGSGSAAGERGLGSGRGSGMGSLGNAAAAEAAAARSAAGRGGQLGPMGPGGRRGEGEEDDEHQRPDFLIEADPDAIFGTDQRTSPPVIGE; encoded by the coding sequence GTGGACGGCAAGCAGATCTACGACAACTTCAAGCAAGGCGACACGCAGAGGCTGAGAAGCATCGCCGGGCAAGTCGAAGAGCTTTCTTCGGCGTATATGGAACGGGGCGAGAGCATCAAGGCGCTGCAGGCGCGGATGGTGCAGTCCTGGTCCGGCGACGCCGCCGACGCCGCGAACTCGGGCGCGGGCCCGCTCGAGCGGGCGTTCTACGACAGTGCCGCGCCCCTGGACGTGACCAGGGCTTCCGTCGACTCCCAGGCCGCCGCCTTCGATCACTCCAGCAGCTCCGTCGTCGAGGTCCCGCCCAAGCCCGACAAGCCCAACCCCTGGACCACCGGGCTCAAGGCCGCCATCCCGATCGCCGGGCCTTTCATGGCGCAGGACGACATCGACAACTACCAAGAGGGCATGGCGCGGTACAACGCCGCCAACGAGACCAACGTCCGCGTCATGGACCAGTACAGCAGCGTCACCAACGGCACCCGGGCCGTGCTGCCGACCGACTACGGGGTGCTCGAGTCCGACGGTGCCTCGATATCCGTCGCCACGCCGAGCACGCCGCCGCCTGTCGGGCCGCCGCCCGAGACGCCGTTCCGGAACAGTGGTGGTGGCGATCCCGGCAGCGGCGACCACACCACCACCTCCAGCGTCGACCCCGGCCACACCGGTGGCACCGACCGGCCCGGCGGGACCGACCGGCCCGGCGGGACCGACCGGCCCGGCGGGACCGACCGCCCCGGTGGCACGGACCGGCCGGGCGGCACCGACCGGCCCGGCAGCACCGACATCCCGGGCGACGAAACCCACACCACCGGCTCCGGCCGCCCGACCGTGCCGACGCGGCCCGGGCAGCAGGTCGGCGACCGCCCGGGGAACACGCCGCCCAATGTCGGACCGATCGACTTCTACCCGACGGGTACCGGTGGCGGCCAGAACTACTCGAACACCTTCGGCGGCGGGGACCCCGAGTCCGGCCTGCGCGGCGGTCCCACCAGCGGGAACGCCGGCAGCCGGCTGCTCGACTCGACCGGCCGCGGCGGCAGCGGGACCGGCGCCGGCGGTGGGACCGGCAGCGGCAGCGGGAGCGCCGCGGGGGAGCGGGGGCTCGGCTCCGGCCGCGGGTCCGGCATGGGCAGCCTCGGCAACGCCGCCGCCGCGGAGGCCGCCGCCGCTCGGTCGGCCGCCGGGCGCGGCGGGCAGCTCGGGCCCATGGGCCCCGGCGGGCGCCGCGGCGAAGGTGAGGAAGATGATGAGCACCAGCGGCCGGACTTCCTGATCGAAGCGGACCCGGACGCGATCTTCGGCACCGACCAGCGGACCAGCCCGCCGGTCATCGGCGAGTAG